From a region of the Sphaerodactylus townsendi isolate TG3544 linkage group LG16, MPM_Stown_v2.3, whole genome shotgun sequence genome:
- the LOC125445828 gene encoding calmodulin-like protein 4, whose translation MRCLGASPTPGEAAKHLQAHKVGNNAELDFSTFLSIMYRQMQQEDPENEIMLAMLMADEQKTGSISVVELKAKLTGLGEKLSEEEVNDLLKGANVGHNGLVQYEDLVKSITLPVVVDH comes from the exons ATGCGCTGCCTGGGGGCGAGCCCCACCCCAGGCGAGGCGGCCAAGCACCTCCAAGCACACAAAGTGG GCAACAACGCAGAGCTGGATTTCTCTACTTTCCTGTCCATAATGTACCGGCAGATGCAGCAGGAAGACCCAGAGAATGAAATCATGCTCGCCATGCTGATGGCAGATGAGCAGAAGACGGGCTCCATCTCCGTGGTGGAGCTGAAAGCGAAGCTGACCGGCCTGGGAGAGAAACTGTCCGAGGAAGAAG TGAACGACCTTCTGAAAGGAGCCAACGTGGGACACAACGGACTGGTCCAGTACGAAGATTTGGTCAAATCCATCACCCTTCCGGTCGTGGTGGACCACTGA